A window of Cohnella herbarum contains these coding sequences:
- the pstC gene encoding phosphate ABC transporter permease subunit PstC yields MAQSLERQKAKPHLVEEWVGKVYTLLCIAFLIITIFSIVYFVASKGLSTFFVNHVNVIDLLSGLKWVPEGEPALFGALPFIFGSFSTSILAALIAAPLGFCAAVFMVEIAPKFGRRYLQPVIELLAGIPSVVYGFVGLSVIVPFFRNVFPGQGIGIAAGAIVLSVMILPTITTIATDALAALPRGLKEGSFALGATRWQTIYRIVLPTTLPALMTGIVLGIARAFGEALAVQMVIGNAPHIPRSLFESASTLTSAITLSMGNTAMGTIANNALWSLALILMLMTFVFVFIVRWLEGRSKL; encoded by the coding sequence ATGGCTCAGTCGCTAGAACGGCAAAAAGCGAAACCGCATCTTGTTGAGGAATGGGTAGGCAAAGTTTACACATTGCTATGCATCGCGTTCCTGATTATCACGATTTTCTCCATCGTATATTTTGTTGCTTCTAAAGGTCTTAGTACGTTTTTCGTAAACCATGTTAACGTCATCGACCTGTTATCGGGGTTGAAATGGGTCCCGGAAGGCGAACCTGCACTGTTCGGAGCGCTCCCTTTTATCTTCGGATCATTCAGTACATCCATACTCGCAGCGCTTATCGCAGCGCCGCTCGGTTTCTGCGCGGCCGTGTTCATGGTAGAGATCGCGCCTAAATTCGGACGCCGGTACTTACAGCCCGTCATTGAACTATTGGCCGGCATTCCATCCGTCGTGTACGGTTTCGTCGGGTTGAGCGTGATCGTTCCGTTCTTCCGCAACGTGTTTCCCGGACAAGGAATCGGTATCGCGGCGGGAGCGATCGTGCTTTCCGTAATGATTCTACCCACGATTACGACAATAGCGACCGACGCGTTAGCCGCGCTGCCTAGGGGTCTTAAAGAAGGCTCGTTCGCGCTTGGGGCTACCCGTTGGCAAACCATATACCGTATTGTTCTTCCCACGACGTTGCCGGCATTGATGACGGGTATCGTGCTCGGCATCGCGCGCGCTTTCGGCGAGGCGCTTGCCGTACAGATGGTCATCGGAAACGCTCCGCATATCCCGCGTTCCCTGTTCGAATCGGCTTCTACGTTAACAAGCGCGATTACGCTTAGCATGGGGAATACGGCTATGGGAACGATCGCCAATAACGCCTTGTGGTCTTTGGCCTTGATCCTCATGCTAATGACATTCGTCTTCGTATTCATCGTGCGTTGGCTGGAGGGGAGATCGAAATTATGA
- a CDS encoding LysR family transcriptional regulator — MKILVLLDRFKQVTAVANALEMKQPTISFHMKKMESEWGVKLFEAKAGRIYLTNAGKMMLPYAFQISKLYSEAESKIGEWRDNERAALRVGCTDCALTALARSGWLLHYKNQSDILISIQSGDEETLNRQLQAEMLDVILCGMPSRENDDFMEEKLKSSALKLVVPLGHPLLQSKEIAAHHLYKYAFIDHTEVSLNENIALWRAMLSWSLDVKAKFDSIELILGAVSAGMGLAILPEIVLPDPAQRVAVLDLPGQSSPWSLYASWRPNYWNPTLVRRFVDSVFQ; from the coding sequence ATGAAAATACTGGTCCTTCTGGATCGATTCAAACAAGTAACCGCGGTTGCCAATGCGCTTGAGATGAAGCAGCCGACGATTAGTTTTCATATGAAGAAAATGGAGTCCGAGTGGGGCGTTAAATTGTTCGAGGCCAAAGCCGGTCGTATCTATCTCACCAACGCAGGGAAGATGATGTTGCCTTACGCTTTTCAAATCAGCAAGCTCTATTCGGAAGCGGAATCTAAAATCGGCGAATGGCGGGATAATGAAAGAGCGGCTCTCCGGGTTGGATGCACGGACTGCGCATTGACCGCTCTGGCCCGTTCGGGCTGGTTGCTCCATTACAAAAATCAATCCGATATTCTGATCTCCATTCAATCGGGCGACGAAGAAACGCTTAATCGTCAATTGCAAGCCGAGATGCTTGATGTGATCCTCTGCGGTATGCCTTCCAGGGAAAACGATGACTTCATGGAGGAAAAATTGAAATCTTCCGCGCTTAAGCTGGTCGTGCCGTTGGGACATCCTTTGCTTCAATCTAAAGAAATCGCTGCACATCATCTTTATAAGTATGCCTTTATCGATCACACGGAAGTCAGCTTAAACGAAAATATTGCTTTATGGAGAGCGATGCTCAGTTGGTCGTTAGACGTCAAAGCGAAGTTCGATTCGATCGAACTGATTCTCGGCGCGGTCAGCGCCGGAATGGGATTGGCGATCTTGCCCGAAATCGTGCTTCCGGATCCTGCCCAAAGGGTAGCGGTACTCGATCTGCCGGGACAATCCTCGCCTTGGAGTTTGTACGCGTCCTGGAGACCGAACTACTGGAACCCTACCCTCGTAAGGCGGTTCGTGGATTCGGTATTTCAATAA
- the pstA gene encoding phosphate ABC transporter permease PstA, with protein MFSTGRGINGVNNRIFTVFVWGVSACIVLFICALLYLILQKGLPSLTWDFITGLPSEMEEGGGIGPALFNSFYMLFISLLIAVPLGMAAGIYLAEFAPNNKLIGFVRICVEGLASVPSIIFGLFGIALFVEMFQIGLTIIGGAISLAFLNLPVMTRVTEEAIRAVPKEMKQASFALGATHLQTIRRVLVPTAISGIVTGICLVAGRAFGESAVIILTAGVTTSGEMWDFNLLSPGETLAVHLWYVQSEAIVPDAVSISDKSAAVLVFIILLFNIVFRIPLWIKDRKNR; from the coding sequence ATGTTCAGCACCGGCAGAGGAATCAATGGCGTTAACAATCGGATATTCACCGTTTTCGTCTGGGGAGTATCGGCCTGTATCGTATTATTCATATGCGCATTGCTTTATCTGATCCTGCAAAAAGGGCTTCCGAGCCTGACATGGGACTTCATTACGGGATTGCCAAGCGAGATGGAAGAAGGCGGAGGGATTGGACCAGCGCTGTTCAATTCCTTCTACATGCTCTTCATTTCGTTGCTTATCGCGGTTCCGCTAGGAATGGCTGCTGGCATCTATTTGGCGGAGTTCGCGCCGAACAACAAACTGATCGGATTCGTGAGAATATGCGTCGAAGGATTGGCATCCGTTCCTTCTATTATATTCGGGTTATTCGGAATCGCTTTGTTCGTCGAAATGTTTCAGATCGGTCTTACGATTATCGGGGGAGCGATCAGCTTGGCTTTCCTTAACCTGCCGGTCATGACCCGGGTAACGGAGGAAGCGATCCGTGCCGTGCCGAAAGAAATGAAACAAGCTTCGTTCGCCTTGGGAGCCACTCATCTGCAGACGATCAGGCGCGTCCTCGTACCGACGGCGATCAGCGGAATCGTAACGGGAATATGTTTGGTCGCGGGTCGCGCTTTCGGAGAAAGCGCCGTAATTATCCTGACCGCGGGCGTGACGACATCCGGAGAAATGTGGGATTTCAATCTGCTCTCGCCGGGAGAGACGCTGGCCGTTCATCTGTGGTACGTGCAATCCGAGGCCATCGTGCCCGATGCGGTATCGATCTCGGATAAATCGGCAGCCGTGCTCGTGTTCATTATCCTTCTATTTAATATCGTGTTTCGTATCCCGCTGTGGATTAAAGATCGGAAAAACCGCTAA
- a CDS encoding phosphate ABC transporter substrate-binding protein, which produces MKKTMTVLMALTLTVALAACGQNNKGNGNASNGGGSEIEGSFLASGSSALLPLVEQVSKKFMETNNKVSIQVQAGGSGTGLTQVSEGQSAIGNSDVFAEEKLDADKAAELVDHQVAVVGIAAVVNKEVTVDNLTKQQLVDIFTGKVTNWKDVGGNDQNIQIINRPSSSGTRATFEKYALGQKSEDLKGSIQEDSSGTVNKLVGETPGAIGYLALSYLDDSIKTVKYEGVEASVDNVANGTYPVWAYEHMYTKGEPNAAVKAFLDYMLSDEVQNGDVVELGYIPASKMEVKRDVEGNITK; this is translated from the coding sequence ATGAAAAAGACGATGACGGTATTAATGGCATTGACTCTGACGGTAGCCCTGGCTGCATGCGGCCAAAATAATAAAGGAAACGGCAACGCAAGCAACGGCGGCGGAAGCGAAATCGAAGGCTCGTTCTTAGCATCCGGATCTTCGGCGCTACTGCCTCTCGTTGAACAAGTATCGAAGAAGTTCATGGAAACGAACAACAAGGTGTCCATTCAAGTTCAAGCCGGCGGAAGCGGCACGGGTTTGACGCAAGTTTCCGAAGGACAATCGGCTATCGGTAACTCCGACGTATTCGCGGAAGAGAAGCTGGACGCGGACAAAGCGGCCGAGCTAGTCGATCACCAAGTCGCGGTTGTCGGTATCGCGGCGGTCGTGAATAAAGAAGTAACGGTCGATAATCTTACGAAACAACAATTGGTCGATATTTTCACGGGTAAAGTCACGAACTGGAAAGACGTAGGCGGTAACGATCAAAACATTCAAATCATTAACCGTCCTTCTAGCTCCGGTACTCGCGCTACTTTCGAGAAATACGCGTTAGGCCAAAAATCGGAAGATCTGAAAGGTTCGATCCAAGAAGATTCCTCCGGTACGGTTAATAAACTTGTCGGCGAAACGCCAGGAGCGATCGGTTACTTGGCTCTGTCTTACCTGGATGATTCCATCAAAACAGTGAAATACGAAGGCGTCGAAGCAAGCGTGGATAACGTAGCGAACGGAACTTATCCAGTTTGGGCATACGAGCACATGTACACTAAAGGCGAACCGAACGCAGCGGTTAAAGCATTCCTCGATTACATGCTGAGCGATGAAGTTCAGAACGGCGACGTTGTCGAGCTTGGATACATCCCTGCAAGCAAAATGGAAGTTAAACGCGATGTAGAAGGCAACATCACGAAGTAA
- the pstA gene encoding phosphate ABC transporter permease PstA, translated as MRAKTADKIATSVIIAVAALIVLVLAGLLGYILVRGLGHISFDFLTSAPETIRKGGGIGPQLFNSVFLLVLTMLITIPIGLGAGIYMSEYAPANRITNFIRLIVEVLSSVPSIIVGLFGLLVLVNLFGFGFSLFSGALALTVFNLPLMVRITEQGLKGVPREQKEASLALGLSKWKTITSVMLPIALPVILTGTILAAGRVFGEAAALLFTAGMSSPRLDFTDWNPFSPFSPLNPFRPAETLAVHIWKINSEGLAPDAAEIAAGASAVLVITVLIFNFGARWLGRYMHRKFTAIK; from the coding sequence ATGAGAGCAAAAACCGCGGACAAAATCGCGACAAGCGTCATTATAGCGGTAGCGGCCTTAATCGTTCTAGTATTAGCCGGGTTGCTCGGCTATATCCTCGTCAGGGGCTTAGGCCATATCAGCTTCGACTTTCTGACGTCGGCTCCGGAGACGATTCGTAAAGGCGGCGGAATCGGACCGCAACTGTTCAACTCCGTATTCTTGCTCGTCCTGACGATGCTGATCACGATCCCTATCGGACTCGGCGCGGGAATCTACATGAGCGAATACGCTCCCGCTAACCGGATTACGAACTTCATTCGTTTAATCGTGGAAGTGTTATCGTCCGTCCCTTCAATTATCGTCGGGTTGTTCGGGCTTCTCGTTCTGGTCAATTTATTCGGCTTCGGATTCTCCCTGTTCTCGGGCGCATTGGCATTAACCGTATTTAACTTGCCGCTCATGGTGCGTATTACCGAGCAAGGACTTAAAGGCGTTCCGCGCGAGCAGAAGGAAGCTAGCTTAGCCTTGGGCTTATCCAAGTGGAAAACGATCACGTCCGTTATGCTGCCGATTGCGCTTCCCGTGATTCTAACGGGAACGATTCTCGCGGCCGGAAGAGTGTTCGGCGAAGCCGCCGCCTTATTGTTCACCGCCGGCATGAGCTCTCCGCGACTCGACTTCACGGATTGGAATCCGTTCAGCCCGTTCTCTCCGCTGAATCCGTTCCGTCCGGCCGAGACGCTGGCCGTCCATATTTGGAAGATCAATTCCGAAGGCTTGGCACCCGATGCCGCCGAGATCGCGGCCGGAGCGTCCGCCGTACTCGTCATCACCGTTCTTATCTTCAACTTTGGCGCGAGATGGCTCGGACGTTATATGCACCGGAAATTTACCGCAATCAAATAA